The proteins below come from a single Brevinematia bacterium genomic window:
- the tsf gene encoding translation elongation factor Ts: MGVSIEVVKQLKERTGAGLMDCKKALEETGGDIERAIKILRERGFSVAEKKAEREAKDGVVHIEVKGEKGIIIEVNCETDFVARNEEFKKFVKDLAEFILSKGLLSQTEETESMRKEAVMRFGENIVVKRWEIFSLTRGNTFDTYQHGEKLGVVVEGDIEKSDQEAVSLLHDITLQVAAMAPQVVKSEELDSSFVEEKKREYTQEFISLGKPENIAEKAALGKLSKLFSEICLYDQPFIKDEKGEKKVKDVIEEYKKRSGKKFEIVKFYRFQIG; this comes from the coding sequence ATGGGAGTAAGTATTGAAGTTGTGAAGCAGTTAAAAGAAAGAACTGGTGCAGGTTTGATGGACTGCAAGAAAGCTTTAGAAGAGACAGGCGGTGACATTGAAAGAGCTATAAAGATACTTAGAGAGAGGGGATTTTCAGTAGCTGAGAAGAAAGCAGAAAGAGAGGCTAAAGATGGAGTTGTACACATAGAAGTAAAGGGTGAGAAGGGAATAATAATTGAGGTAAATTGTGAAACTGATTTTGTTGCAAGAAATGAAGAATTCAAGAAATTCGTTAAAGATCTGGCAGAGTTTATCCTATCAAAAGGACTTTTATCTCAGACTGAGGAAACTGAAAGTATGAGAAAAGAAGCAGTAATGAGATTTGGCGAAAATATTGTTGTGAAAAGATGGGAAATTTTCTCACTTACCAGAGGAAACACCTTTGATACCTATCAGCATGGAGAGAAACTAGGAGTAGTAGTTGAAGGAGATATTGAGAAATCTGATCAGGAAGCCGTTTCCTTATTACACGATATTACACTCCAAGTAGCAGCAATGGCACCCCAAGTGGTAAAAAGCGAGGAACTTGACTCTAGTTTTGTAGAAGAAAAAAAGAGAGAATACACTCAGGAGTTCATAAGCCTAGGAAAGCCAGAAAATATAGCCGAAAAAGCAGCACTTGGTAAACTCTCTAAACTCTTTTCAGAAATTTGTCTATACGATCAACCCTTTATAAAGGATGAGAAAGGTGAGAAAAAGGTTAAGGATGTCATTG